The proteins below are encoded in one region of Tessaracoccus aquimaris:
- a CDS encoding alpha-amylase family protein, which produces MLEHDIWWQVYPLGAVGAPIRGEVGEPSHRLRRLEPWLDYVVELGCNGLLLNPIFASVSHGYDTLDHYRVDPRLGDDSDLDHLIGECKARGLNVVLDGVFNHVSRSHPFVTERPDLIAWDGDEPRAWEGHGDLVELDHSNPAVADLTVDVMCHWLRRGISGWRLDVAYAVPTAFWRDVAARVRAEFPDVIFIGEVIHGDYVGFIEESTLTTLTQYELWKAIWSALKDTNLWELAHAIDRHAEFCSHFIPQTFVGNHDVTRIATLVGPRLAPVAAAILMSLPGAPSVYYGDEQGFTGTKREQFAGDDEVRPALPDSPADLSPLGEGIHREYQNLIGFRRRHPWLSTATVEVTSKSNEALTYRCTSGQRWCDVRVDLERASVSLIADDEAIDVG; this is translated from the coding sequence ATGCTTGAGCACGACATCTGGTGGCAGGTCTACCCGCTCGGCGCCGTCGGGGCGCCCATCCGCGGGGAGGTCGGCGAGCCGTCGCACCGGCTGAGGCGCCTGGAGCCGTGGCTGGACTATGTGGTCGAACTCGGCTGTAACGGCCTCCTCCTCAACCCGATCTTCGCGTCGGTCAGCCACGGCTACGACACCCTCGACCACTACCGCGTCGACCCGCGACTCGGCGACGACTCCGACCTCGACCACCTGATCGGCGAGTGCAAGGCGCGAGGCCTCAACGTCGTCCTCGACGGCGTGTTCAACCACGTCTCCCGCTCGCACCCGTTCGTCACGGAGCGCCCCGACCTGATCGCCTGGGACGGCGACGAGCCGCGGGCCTGGGAGGGCCACGGCGACCTGGTCGAACTCGACCACTCCAACCCGGCCGTCGCCGACCTCACCGTCGACGTGATGTGCCACTGGCTGCGCCGGGGCATCTCAGGCTGGCGGCTCGACGTCGCCTACGCCGTGCCGACCGCGTTCTGGCGCGACGTGGCGGCAAGGGTGCGCGCGGAGTTCCCCGACGTCATCTTCATCGGCGAGGTGATCCACGGCGACTACGTCGGCTTCATCGAGGAGTCGACGCTGACGACGCTGACGCAGTACGAACTGTGGAAGGCGATCTGGTCCGCGCTCAAGGACACCAACCTCTGGGAACTCGCCCACGCCATCGACAGGCACGCCGAGTTCTGCAGCCACTTCATCCCGCAGACCTTCGTCGGCAACCACGACGTGACGCGCATCGCGACGCTCGTGGGCCCCCGGCTCGCGCCGGTGGCCGCGGCGATACTGATGTCGCTGCCCGGCGCCCCGAGCGTCTACTACGGCGACGAACAGGGCTTCACCGGCACCAAGCGCGAGCAGTTCGCGGGCGACGACGAGGTGCGGCCCGCGCTGCCCGACTCTCCCGCCGACCTCAGCCCGCTCGGTGAGGGCATCCACCGGGAGTACCAGAACCTGATCGGCTTCCGGCGCAGGCACCCATGGCTGTCGACGGCGACCGTCGAGGTCACGTCGAAGTCCAATGAGGCGCTGACCTACCGGTGCACCTCCGGGCAGCGATGGTGCGACGTGCGCGTCGACCTTGAGCGCGCCTCGGTCAGCCTGATCGCCGATGACGAGGCCATCGACGTCGGCTGA
- a CDS encoding Fpg/Nei family DNA glycosylase, with product MPEMPEVAALAENLDERLRGATIASGHLVSFSALKTFQIPLDALAGLEIDGVTRHGKFIDIDAQGVHLIFHLARAGWVTWHEVAPKVPARPGKSGLAMRIVLDDDSGFSLTEAGTQKHLAIYVVADPSEVPGIAALGPDPMAADFTVEDFAKVLKAAGRSQLKGVLRDQKRLAGIGNAYSDEILHAARLSPFKPADSLDDAGVADLFARLREVLGQAMASTSGVPLDKLKDAQRSGMRVHGRAGEACDVCGSTIAEVSFADSSLQYCPGCQTGGKPLADRRMSKLLK from the coding sequence ATGCCAGAGATGCCTGAGGTGGCCGCCCTCGCCGAGAACCTCGACGAGCGACTGCGCGGCGCGACCATCGCGTCGGGACACCTGGTGTCGTTCTCGGCGCTGAAGACCTTCCAGATCCCCCTCGACGCGCTCGCCGGGCTCGAGATCGACGGCGTCACCAGGCACGGCAAGTTCATCGACATCGACGCGCAGGGCGTCCACCTCATCTTCCACCTGGCCCGCGCGGGCTGGGTGACCTGGCACGAGGTCGCACCCAAGGTTCCCGCCCGACCGGGCAAGTCGGGGCTCGCGATGAGAATCGTGCTCGACGACGACTCCGGGTTCAGCCTCACGGAGGCAGGCACCCAGAAGCACCTCGCGATCTACGTGGTAGCCGATCCGTCAGAGGTGCCGGGCATCGCGGCGCTCGGACCCGATCCGATGGCCGCAGACTTCACCGTCGAGGACTTCGCGAAGGTGCTCAAGGCGGCGGGACGCTCGCAGTTGAAGGGCGTGCTCCGCGACCAGAAGCGGCTCGCGGGGATCGGTAACGCCTACTCAGACGAGATCCTGCACGCCGCGCGGCTGAGCCCGTTCAAGCCGGCAGACAGCCTCGACGACGCGGGGGTCGCCGACCTGTTCGCCCGGCTGCGCGAGGTGCTCGGCCAGGCGATGGCGTCGACGTCGGGCGTGCCGCTCGACAAGCTGAAGGACGCCCAGCGCTCAGGGATGCGCGTGCACGGGCGGGCGGGGGAGGCGTGCGACGTGTGCGGCAGCACCATCGCCGAGGTGTCGTTCGCCGACTCGTCGCTGCAGTACTGCCCCGGCTGCCAGACCGGCGGCAAGCCGCTCGCCGACCGCCGGATGTCGAAGCTCCTGAAGTAG
- the aat gene encoding leucyl/phenylalanyl-tRNA--protein transferase, translating into MLGTTFGRSQDWPLRDLIGYSDEFDAVIALEAYRCGVFPMPLNSREMGWWSPMQRGLLPVHGLRVTRSLGKTVKRYTTTTDTAFDDVLTRCADPTREGSWIDARIASAYRRLADTGWAHSVEVWNVDGDLVGGLYGVQVGGLFAGESMFHDPDLGRDASKAALLRLVLELDASGVTLLDVQWLTEHLGSLGAYEVPREQYLRRLSVVSGLPTRPWIERPPMSGAEVLSAWRGMRDRHSLAGRLG; encoded by the coding sequence ATGCTCGGCACGACGTTCGGGCGGTCACAGGACTGGCCGCTGCGCGACCTCATCGGCTACTCCGATGAGTTCGACGCCGTCATCGCGCTCGAGGCCTACCGGTGCGGCGTCTTCCCGATGCCGCTGAACTCGCGCGAGATGGGCTGGTGGTCGCCCATGCAGCGCGGCCTGCTCCCGGTGCACGGCCTGCGGGTCACCCGTTCACTCGGCAAGACCGTCAAGCGCTACACCACGACCACCGATACCGCCTTCGACGACGTGCTGACCCGCTGCGCCGACCCGACACGCGAGGGATCCTGGATCGACGCGCGCATCGCGTCCGCCTACCGGCGGCTCGCCGACACCGGCTGGGCGCACAGCGTCGAGGTGTGGAACGTCGACGGCGACCTGGTCGGAGGGCTCTACGGAGTGCAGGTCGGAGGCCTCTTCGCCGGCGAGTCGATGTTCCACGACCCCGACCTCGGGCGCGACGCGTCAAAGGCCGCCCTGCTGCGCCTCGTCCTTGAACTCGACGCGTCGGGCGTCACCCTCCTCGACGTGCAGTGGTTGACGGAGCACCTGGGGAGCCTCGGCGCGTACGAGGTGCCCCGCGAGCAGTACCTGCGGCGACTCTCTGTGGTGTCCGGCCTGCCCACCCGGCCGTGGATCGAACGGCCGCCGATGTCGGGAGCGGAGGTGCTGAGCGCCTGGCGGGGAATGCGCGACCGGCACTCGCTCGCCGGACGACTCGGATGA